A single genomic interval of Penicillium psychrofluorescens genome assembly, chromosome: 2 harbors:
- a CDS encoding uncharacterized protein (ID:PFLUO_002394-T1.cds;~source:funannotate), with protein MDRAMADLAVNDSPKDQLTPFGKPMLKHWLFDPAYKNLNHGSFGAHPAAVGAAQRKFLDIADANPDIYVRQQHVVYLDAAREATAKILNAPTDECVFVKNATTGVATVLHNLAFKSNEAVVYFDPVYGAVERGIISLNERNGVQGRKVAFQFPIAEDELVRRFHEVVRHAREVEKLTVRAAVFDTVVSNPGVRFPFERFTAICREEGILSVIDGAHGIGNIHLDLSKLQPDFFTSNCHKWLYTPRSAAVLYVPKRNQHFVRTTLPTSWGFIPAPTSAATKGSVLKDPQVPTAKTPFEELFEFVATSDDSAYLCVPAALKFREEVCGGEDAIISYCERLANDAADAVSAALGTDVLQEPDLKPGEISNMRRCTMTTVRLPLAIDIPSGEEKIQQPEPLATFSAEDALLVEAWIKRTLMDQYKTFVPPFAHGPWLWVRLSAQVYLEKSDFEWLGGVLRDVCERAAKGEYRGN; from the exons ATGGACCGCGCAATGGCCGACCTGGCCGTGAACGACTCCCCAAAAGACCAATTGACACCATTTGGCAAGCCCATGCTCAAGCATTGGCTCTTTGACCCGGCCTACAAGAACCTCAACCACG GCTCCTTCGGCGCACATCCAGCAGCAGTGGGCGCCGCCCAGCGCAAATTTCTGGATATCGCCGACGCAAACCCGGACATCTACGTGCGCCAACAGCACGTCGTATACCTGGACGCGGCGCGCGAGGCGACAGCCAAAATCTTAAATGCCCCGACAGACGAGTGCGTGTTCGTCAAGAACGCCACCACGGGCGTTGCGACGGTGCTGCACAATCTCGCGTTCAAGTCCAATGAAGCCGTCGTCTACTTTGACCCCGTCTACGGGGCTGTCGAGAGGGGGATCATCTCCCTGAATGAACGGAACGGGGTCCAGGGTCGCAAAGTGGCCTTTCAGTTCCCCATTGCggaggacgagctggtgcGCCGCTTCCACGAGGTTGTGCGCCACGCTCGTGAGGTTGAGAAGCTCACCGTCCGCGCGGCAGTCTTCGATACTGTCGTCAGTAACCCGGGCGTTCGCTTCCCCTTTGAGCGGTTCACGGCGATCTGTCGCGAAGAGGGAATCCTCAGTGTCATTGACGGAGCGCACGGCATTGGAAACATCCATCTGGATCTGAGCAAGCTGCAGCCGGACTTTTTCACCTCGAACTGCCACAA ATGGCTCTACACCCCCCGCAGCGCAGCAGTTCTCTACGTCCCCAAGCGCAACCAGCATTTCGTGCGGACCACCCTCCCAACCTCCTGGGGGTTCATTCCCGCGCCAACATCAGCCGCGACCAAAGGTTCAGTCCTGAAAGACCCTCAGGTGCCAACGGCGAAGACTCCCTTCGAGGAACTGTTCGAGTTCGTCGCCACCAGCGACGACTCGGCATACCTGTGCGTGCCCGCGGCGCTGAAATTCAGAGAAGAAGTCTGCGGCGGCGAAGACGCCATCATCTCGTACTGCGAGCGTCTAGCCAACGACGCTGCCGACGCTGTCTCCGCCGCGCTGGGCACGGATGTGCTCCAGGAACCGGATCTCAAGCCCGGCGAGATCAGCAACATGCGCCGGTGTACCATGACCACGGTCCGTCTGCCTCTTGCCATTGATATCCCCTCCGGCGAGGAAAAGATACAACAGCCGGAGCCGTTGGCTACGTTCTCCGCGGAGGATGCTCTCCTTGTGGAGGCGTGGATCAAGCGCACGCTCATGGATCAGTACAAAACGTTTGTTCCACCTTTTGCCCACGGCCCGTGGCTGTGGGTCCGGCTGAGCGCTCAGGTGTATCTGGAGAAGAGTGATTTCGAGTGGCTGGGTGGTGTTCTGCGGGATGTGTGTGAGCGTGCTGCGAAGGGGGAGTATCGGGGGAACTAG
- a CDS encoding uncharacterized protein (ID:PFLUO_002393-T1.cds;~source:funannotate) encodes MSEVGDRMFCHACGGVWLRDESGLTCPHCASDFTEIIEIPPEETHDDPPELEPIDRTSPHHFNPLDPLADHNPWARPESPEERGEYGDSFFAGGGSPAYSRRLYRSPDGRFTFSSTTIGGGSSPHPGGGQPNPLVPMMVQSLDMIFQGLAETYNHQGHQGLSEDPSHMGSPGWGESHSPRASAPPGAEGLFPRDANAPQPMVPPVGNLAELLDAFRTDFGAPRRGGIRGPHVMTGPNPLAILSTLFNADHNGDAVYSQEELDRVISQLVDQNVNGTAAPPASGTAIHNLPKKKIDQQMLGTDGKAECSICMEAVDLGTEVTVLPCTHWFHFPCIEAWLSQHNTCPHCRRGIDSAGGTGAGTSENPVVIPDSPEQVAPQRRRSSVLTVRSGRSSRSAEAREPVSRRTSRSDNSHGGGGGGISGWVWSRFGGSS; translated from the exons ATGTCTGAGGTCGGTGACCGGATGTTCTGCCATGCCTGTGGCGGAGTCTGGTTACGAGATGAGAGCGGACTGACCTGCCCGCACTGCGCATCCGACTTCACAGAGATC ATTGAAATACCTCCAGAAGAAACCCATGATGATCCGCCAGAGCTAGAACCCATCGATCGCACATCGCCACACCATTTCAACCCACTAGACCCTTTAGCAGACCATAACCCATGGGCACGGCCAGAGAGCCCGGAAGAACGGGGGGAGTACGGTGAcagcttcttcgccggcggTGGATCACCCGCCTACTCCCGTCGCTTATATCGATCACCCGATGGTCGGTTCACCTTTAGCAGCACCACCATTGGCGGCGGATCTTCGCCACACCCGGGAGGCGGGCAACCCAATCCTCTAGTTCCGATGATGGTGCAGAGCTTGGATATGATCTTCCAGGGTCTCGCAGAAACCTATAACCACCAGGGACATCAAGGACTGTCCGAGGATCCATCCCATATGGGCTCACCAGGCTGGGGTGAGTCTCATTCTCCCCGTGCAAGTGCCCCGCCTGGTGCAGAGGGCTTGTTCCCGCGTGATGCAAATGCTCCACAGCCTATGGTCCCGCCAGTAGGGAATCTAGCCGA GTTGTTGGATGCTTTCCGGACAGACTTCGGGGCCCCAAGGAGAGGTGGCATTCGGGGTCCTCACGTCATGACGGGCCCGAACCCTCTTGCCATCCTTTCGACATTGTTCAACGCAGACCACAATGGAGACGCAGTATATTCCCAGGAAGAGCTGGACCGGGTGATTTCACAGTTAGTCGACCAGAACGTCAATGGTACGGCAGCCCCACCGGCATCAGGGACCGCAATCCACAATCtgccaaagaagaagatagATCAACAGATGCTGGGGACGGATGGCAAAGCCGAGTGCTCGATTTGCATGGAGGCGGTGGACCTCGGCACAGAAGTCACCGTGTTGCCCTGCACGCATTGGTTTCATTTTCCTTGCATCGAGGCATGGCTGAGCCAACATAATACGTGCCCGCACTGCCGGCGGGGCATCGATTCTGCCGGAGG AACCGGCGCAGGCACTAGCGAAAACCCGGTTGTCATTCCAGATAGTCCTGAACAGGTGGCCCCCCAGCGACGGCGCAGCTCTGTCTTGACTGTCCGCAGTGGCCGTTCTTCTAGGTCTGCAGAAGCCAGGGAGCCTGTCTCTCGACGGACCAGCCGAAGTGATAacagccatggtggaggtggcGGGGGGATCTCGGGCTGGGTTTGGAGCCGATTTGGTGGAAGCAGCTAA